In Paenibacillus dendritiformis, the DNA window GAGGAAGAAGGGGGAGCCGAGCATTGTCAAATCGGCAATCACGGGTTGGCGATTAAGGCCATTTTGGATTGGCTTAAGTAACGTACGGGTACGATACAAAAGGGCAGACTCTTAGGAAACGGTTTACACTGGTTCTTAAGAGTTTTTTGCATGCAACGGATGATATTATGATCGATTCGTGATTTCCGATCGAACGATCGGACAGACTGAAACGTAATATAAGTACTTTACCTGCTGCAGGAGAAAAGGAGGCGGGGGACACGTGGATCAGGAGCAGGAATGGATTCGGCGGGCCATTCGCGGCGATACCGATGCGTTGGCCAATTTACTGCACAGGCACTATTCCTTTTTACACAAATATATGCTGAAGCTGACGATGAACCCGAGCGTGGCTGAAGATGTCGTGCAGGACACGATGGTGCGCTGTCTTGAGAAAATACACACCTATAACGGGAAAATGAAGTTTTCGTCGTGGCTCATCATGATCGGCTCGCGGCTGTATATCGATATGCTGCGAAGGAGAAAGGTCGAACAGCGTTGGCAGGAAGCGGAGGAGAAGGAGGCCGCGCGCCAGCTTCGCTATTATATGGAGTCGAGCGATGTCGAATGGTCTTGTCTGCTTGAACAACTGGGAGCATTGTCGGCTGAACAGCGTGCCCCGATTGTGCTCAAGCATTATTACGGCTACTCGATTCCCGAGATCGCGGTCATGCTCAATGTAAATGAAGGCACCGTCAAATCCCGAATTCATTACGGATTGGAGAAGCTGCGGAAGGAGTGGAGTAAGGATGAACAAGCGCAATAAGAAGAAGCTGGATATCTCGGTGACTGCCGAGGCGGGGCCGAACAAGCCGCACACGGCGCCCGCGGAATGGGAGGCCGACCCCGAATCGCTGCGCAGGCTGCACCAAGCTTGGGCCAGCCTGGATCAGGCCAGCGAGCGGAATGCGGAGATTCCGGATGTGGAACAGCTGCAGCGCATGCTGCACAGCCGCTTCCTGCGCAACCGCAGCCGTCTGTGGAAGGAATTGCTTCTGCTCTGGGGAGCGGCCTGCATTCTCGTCGGCGGGGGCTTGTCGCTGGCCATGACAGATTGGCGCGCATTTGCGGGCTTCCAGGCAGCGGCTCTGTTGGGCGGCGTCTTGTTCTGTCTCGTGAAGTCGCCTATTCGCGCTGGGGAGGAGGGTGAACGCGAATGAAACCGCATTACACAGTCGACGAAGTTCCGTGGTGGCTATGGGTCCTCATTGCAGTCATCCTCCTTATGCAAGGCACATGGC includes these proteins:
- the sigY gene encoding RNA polymerase sigma factor SigY — translated: MDQEQEWIRRAIRGDTDALANLLHRHYSFLHKYMLKLTMNPSVAEDVVQDTMVRCLEKIHTYNGKMKFSSWLIMIGSRLYIDMLRRRKVEQRWQEAEEKEAARQLRYYMESSDVEWSCLLEQLGALSAEQRAPIVLKHYYGYSIPEIAVMLNVNEGTVKSRIHYGLEKLRKEWSKDEQAQ
- a CDS encoding YxlC family protein encodes the protein MNKRNKKKLDISVTAEAGPNKPHTAPAEWEADPESLRRLHQAWASLDQASERNAEIPDVEQLQRMLHSRFLRNRSRLWKELLLLWGAACILVGGGLSLAMTDWRAFAGFQAAALLGGVLFCLVKSPIRAGEEGERE